A genomic window from Roseofilum casamattae BLCC-M143 includes:
- a CDS encoding trifunctional serine/threonine-protein kinase/ATP-binding protein/sensor histidine kinase — translation MEFPELEATMNAISTDLPKIGNYRAIALIYESDRTRVYRGQNVENGQPVIIKLMSNAYPSFGELVRFRNQYAIVKNLEIEGIVKTYALERYENRYALIMEDIGGVSFAEYQRRTSLSIEQFLDIAVQLADILHHLHQNNIIHKDIKPANILIQPKTHQVKLIDFSISTLLPRETQTIQTPNILEGTLAYLSPEQTGRMNRGIDYRSDFYSLGVTFYELLTGNVPFASEDSLELIHAHIAQNPDPPSKWVGLEGKFCSALLSDIVLKLMAKNAEDRYQSALGLKYDLEQCLSYYRKTKEIVAFELGERDLCDRFLIPEKLYGREKEVQTLLDAFERVASPSASLQPKAEMMLVAGFSGIGKTAVINEVHKPIVKNRGYFIKGKFDQFNRNIPFSAFVQAFRSLMGQLLGESDADLANWKAKILTALGESGQVLIEVIPELEWVIGKQPPVPELSGSAAQNRFNLLFEKFIAVFTTKEHPLTIFLDDLQWADSASLSLMKVLMGNNKTGYLLLLGAYRDNEVFPAHPLMLTLEELAKQEATISTITLSSLSVHHINQLVAETLSFKEETAQSLTQLIYRKTRGNPFFTTQFLKGLYEDKLIVFNRNLGYWECDLVKVQDATLTDNVVEFMAGRLHKLPEQTQKVLKFAACIGNQFDLETLAIICETPSEEVAAALWSALRDGLILPQSEAYKFFQEWDRENSQEEEIAVGYRFLHDRVQQAAYSLIPEERKQETHLKIGRVLLAETSATNWEDWIFEITNHLNIGIDLVIKPDEKQQLVGLNLQAGCKAKNATAYESSIEYLLLGIELLETDCWQSQYELTLALYESVTEVFYLNGNFQKMEEFSDIGLKNARDLLDTIAIYEVKVQALQARLKFQEAIDTAMIILEKLGIRRFPENPESCHVELGLEEVRKNLQDRVPSTLVNLPSAIDPKAIAAMRILASISSAAYKAAPMLMPLITFEQINLSIKYGNSPISAFAYAHYGLVLCGVCNDVEVGYQFGELASQLLQQGGQFYAARNFLVINAHIKYNKEHLRTTLEGLKTAYFVGLETGDLEFASYGALYYTLYCYLCSRELSELEQEISNYGLGVARIKQATSKNYIDIYHQAIQNLLGNSQNPCLLIGAVYDEEKMLPIHQQANDLTALYYVNFNRGFLHYLFQEYGRASQCFEIAQKYLGGAVATPLIPLFHFYQSLTILTLSIGQADREYQAALEQIKDNQAILKNLAELVPANYFHKWCLVEAEKQHLLSNKIEAINLYDRAIAGAKENEYIQEEALANELAAKFYLDWGKEKFAALYMQEAYYCYAQWGAKAKTNDLEQRYPQLLKPILQRDSRHGTLRDRPSSSATTAISKITSTSHSQTATIANISSVLDLSSLLKASRILSGEIELDRLLSTLMKIILENAGATKGALLLTSERGLTVEAIATRTDAEKALQFDSLHQSIPLDNYPELPTGLINYVRRTTETSLLDAKAAQTQFSTDNYLLRFSPQSLLCLPLLERGNLIGVLYLENTLTADAFTSDRVALLDALCAQAAISLTNARLYQQAQQALTDLQQAQLQLVQNEKMATLGNLVAGVAHEINNPVGFIGGNVGAAQEHLQDLLAILSLYQENASLPEDILDEIEDLDPEFIAEDFPKLIASMQSGCDRIRNISTSLRTFSRTDTDAKTEFNLYEGLDSTLLILKYRLKANEQRPAIEIVKKYGEIPEVKCYVGQINQVFMNLLANAIDALDEGNLGKTYEEIEKAPNCITVCTELSENKKNVLVKIADNGTGMPETVKEKIFEQGFTTKGVGKGTGLGMAIAHQIVVEKHGGAIACTSELGKGTEFAISIPVN, via the coding sequence ATGGAATTTCCAGAACTCGAAGCAACCATGAATGCTATCTCAACCGATCTACCCAAAATTGGTAATTATCGAGCGATCGCACTCATCTACGAAAGCGATCGCACTCGCGTTTATCGCGGGCAGAATGTCGAGAATGGGCAGCCCGTCATTATCAAATTAATGAGCAACGCATATCCTTCCTTTGGAGAATTAGTCCGATTTCGCAATCAATATGCCATTGTTAAAAATCTAGAGATCGAAGGGATTGTCAAAACTTATGCCTTAGAGCGCTACGAAAACCGCTATGCCTTGATTATGGAAGATATAGGCGGAGTCTCTTTCGCTGAATATCAAAGAAGAACCTCTCTCTCGATCGAGCAATTTCTTGACATTGCCGTTCAACTGGCAGACATTCTGCATCATCTGCATCAAAATAATATTATTCATAAAGATATCAAACCCGCAAATATCCTGATTCAACCAAAAACCCACCAAGTCAAATTAATTGATTTCAGTATTTCTACTCTCTTGCCCAGAGAAACTCAAACCATTCAAACCCCCAATATCTTAGAAGGAACATTAGCCTACTTATCTCCAGAACAAACCGGACGAATGAATCGAGGCATCGATTATCGCAGCGATTTTTATTCTTTGGGAGTTACCTTTTACGAACTCCTAACGGGCAATGTCCCATTTGCCAGCGAAGATTCTTTAGAGTTGATTCACGCTCATATTGCCCAAAACCCAGATCCGCCGAGTAAATGGGTCGGTTTGGAAGGAAAATTCTGTTCTGCCCTCCTTTCAGATATCGTTTTAAAATTAATGGCAAAAAATGCCGAAGATCGCTATCAGAGTGCCTTGGGACTCAAATACGACCTCGAACAATGCCTCTCGTACTATCGAAAAACAAAAGAAATTGTAGCGTTTGAATTGGGAGAGCGAGATCTATGCGATCGCTTCCTTATCCCAGAAAAACTCTACGGACGGGAAAAAGAAGTGCAAACCCTCCTGGATGCCTTCGAACGAGTCGCATCCCCCTCAGCCTCCCTACAACCCAAAGCCGAAATGATGCTAGTGGCAGGATTTTCAGGCATTGGCAAAACCGCCGTTATCAACGAAGTCCACAAACCCATCGTCAAAAATCGCGGCTACTTTATCAAAGGGAAATTCGACCAATTCAATCGTAACATTCCCTTTAGCGCCTTTGTGCAAGCCTTCCGCAGTTTAATGGGACAATTGTTGGGCGAATCCGATGCCGATTTAGCCAACTGGAAAGCTAAGATTCTCACAGCCCTCGGAGAAAGCGGACAAGTTCTCATCGAGGTCATCCCCGAACTCGAATGGGTTATTGGCAAACAGCCTCCTGTCCCGGAATTATCTGGAAGTGCTGCCCAAAATCGCTTTAATCTCCTGTTTGAAAAGTTTATCGCCGTCTTCACCACCAAAGAACATCCTTTAACCATCTTTCTCGACGATTTGCAATGGGCGGATTCCGCTTCGTTGAGTCTGATGAAAGTGTTGATGGGGAATAACAAAACAGGCTATTTGCTGCTGCTGGGAGCCTATCGAGATAACGAAGTTTTTCCCGCTCATCCTCTGATGTTGACTCTCGAAGAATTAGCCAAACAAGAAGCCACAATTTCCACAATTACCCTATCCTCGCTATCGGTACATCATATCAATCAATTGGTTGCAGAAACTCTCAGTTTCAAGGAGGAAACAGCTCAATCTTTGACTCAATTAATTTATCGGAAGACCCGAGGCAATCCATTCTTTACCACCCAATTCCTAAAAGGATTATATGAAGATAAACTTATTGTATTTAACCGCAATTTAGGATATTGGGAATGCGATTTAGTCAAGGTACAAGATGCGACACTCACCGATAATGTGGTGGAATTTATGGCGGGACGGCTGCATAAGTTACCCGAACAGACGCAAAAAGTCTTGAAATTCGCCGCCTGTATCGGCAACCAATTCGATTTAGAAACATTAGCCATTATCTGTGAAACGCCTTCAGAGGAAGTCGCCGCCGCTTTGTGGAGTGCCCTGCGAGATGGGTTAATTTTACCTCAGAGCGAAGCCTACAAGTTTTTCCAAGAGTGGGACAGAGAAAACAGTCAAGAGGAAGAGATTGCAGTGGGTTATCGCTTCTTGCACGATCGCGTTCAACAAGCTGCTTATTCTCTGATTCCTGAAGAACGAAAACAGGAAACGCATTTAAAAATTGGTCGAGTGCTTCTCGCGGAAACATCGGCAACAAATTGGGAAGATTGGATTTTTGAGATTACCAACCATCTGAATATAGGAATCGATTTGGTTATCAAGCCTGACGAGAAACAACAACTCGTCGGCTTGAATTTGCAAGCAGGATGCAAAGCCAAAAATGCAACAGCTTATGAGTCATCCATCGAGTATTTATTATTGGGGATCGAGTTACTAGAAACCGATTGTTGGCAATCTCAGTACGAATTGACTTTAGCATTATACGAATCTGTAACGGAAGTTTTCTATCTTAATGGCAACTTCCAAAAAATGGAGGAATTTTCCGATATTGGATTAAAGAATGCGCGAGATTTACTCGATACGATCGCAATTTATGAAGTTAAAGTTCAAGCCTTGCAAGCTCGACTGAAGTTCCAAGAAGCAATAGATACTGCAATGATTATTCTGGAAAAACTGGGGATTCGTCGTTTCCCAGAAAATCCGGAATCTTGCCATGTCGAGCTTGGGTTGGAGGAGGTTCGGAAAAACTTGCAAGATCGCGTGCCTTCAACGCTAGTGAATTTGCCAAGTGCGATCGACCCGAAGGCAATTGCCGCGATGCGGATTCTTGCAAGTATTAGCAGTGCGGCTTATAAAGCAGCACCGATGTTAATGCCATTAATCACTTTTGAACAAATCAATTTATCGATTAAGTATGGTAACTCTCCTATTTCTGCTTTTGCTTATGCCCATTACGGCTTAGTTTTGTGTGGAGTCTGCAACGATGTGGAAGTGGGCTATCAATTTGGCGAACTGGCATCCCAGCTATTACAACAAGGCGGACAGTTTTATGCTGCCCGAAATTTTCTCGTTATTAATGCTCATATCAAGTATAACAAAGAACATTTACGAACAACTCTTGAAGGTTTAAAAACAGCCTATTTTGTTGGATTAGAAACAGGAGATCTTGAATTTGCAAGCTATGGAGCTTTATATTATACATTGTATTGTTATCTGTGCAGTCGGGAATTGTCAGAACTCGAACAAGAGATATCTAATTATGGCCTCGGGGTAGCACGCATCAAACAAGCAACGTCTAAAAACTATATCGATATCTATCATCAAGCCATACAGAATTTGTTAGGAAACTCCCAAAATCCTTGTTTGCTGATTGGTGCAGTTTATGATGAAGAGAAGATGCTCCCTATTCATCAACAAGCTAACGATCTAACGGCTCTATATTATGTAAACTTTAATCGAGGGTTTCTTCATTATCTTTTTCAAGAGTATGGGCGCGCATCTCAATGTTTCGAGATCGCGCAAAAATATTTAGGAGGAGCAGTCGCCACCCCTCTGATTCCACTCTTCCATTTCTACCAGTCTTTAACAATACTCACCCTGTCGATCGGCCAAGCAGACAGGGAATATCAAGCTGCTCTCGAACAGATTAAAGACAATCAAGCAATTCTGAAGAATTTAGCCGAACTCGTTCCAGCAAACTACTTTCATAAATGGTGTCTTGTGGAAGCAGAAAAACAGCACCTACTGAGCAATAAAATAGAAGCGATTAATTTATACGATCGCGCGATCGCCGGAGCAAAAGAAAATGAATACATCCAAGAAGAAGCCTTAGCCAACGAACTTGCTGCTAAATTCTACCTCGACTGGGGCAAAGAAAAGTTTGCCGCTTTATATATGCAAGAAGCCTACTACTGTTATGCCCAATGGGGAGCAAAAGCAAAAACAAACGATCTCGAACAACGCTATCCCCAGCTATTAAAGCCAATCCTACAACGAGATTCCCGACACGGGACGCTTCGCGATCGCCCTTCCTCTTCGGCAACAACGGCCATTTCCAAAATTACCAGCACTTCTCATTCTCAAACCGCAACCATTGCCAATATTTCCTCGGTTCTCGATTTATCTTCCCTCTTGAAAGCCTCTCGAATCTTATCGGGAGAAATCGAACTCGATCGCTTGCTCTCGACTCTGATGAAAATTATTCTCGAAAATGCCGGAGCGACCAAAGGAGCATTATTATTAACGAGCGAGAGGGGTTTAACAGTAGAAGCGATCGCCACTCGTACCGATGCAGAAAAAGCATTACAATTCGATTCTCTACATCAATCAATTCCTCTCGATAATTATCCAGAATTACCCACAGGATTAATTAACTATGTCCGGCGCACCACAGAAACATCCCTGTTAGATGCGAAAGCCGCACAAACCCAATTTTCGACCGATAATTATTTGCTGCGCTTCTCTCCCCAAAGTTTACTCTGTTTGCCTCTCCTCGAACGAGGGAATTTAATCGGCGTTCTTTATTTAGAAAATACGCTGACTGCTGACGCATTTACAAGCGATCGCGTGGCATTATTAGATGCACTATGCGCTCAAGCAGCCATTTCTTTAACCAATGCGCGGCTTTACCAACAAGCACAACAGGCATTAACAGATTTACAACAAGCACAGTTGCAATTGGTACAAAATGAAAAAATGGCAACCTTGGGGAATCTTGTTGCAGGGGTTGCTCACGAAATTAATAATCCTGTCGGCTTTATTGGCGGGAATGTGGGGGCAGCACAAGAACACCTGCAAGATTTGCTCGCAATCCTTTCTCTCTATCAAGAAAATGCGTCTCTTCCCGAAGATATCCTTGACGAGATTGAAGACCTCGATCCCGAGTTTATTGCCGAAGATTTTCCCAAACTGATTGCATCTATGCAATCAGGATGCGATCGCATCCGCAACATCAGTACATCTTTGCGAACTTTTTCGCGCACGGATACTGATGCGAAAACCGAGTTCAATTTGTACGAAGGTCTTGATAGCACCCTCTTAATCCTCAAATATCGCCTCAAGGCCAACGAACAAAGACCCGCCATTGAAATTGTTAAAAAATACGGCGAGATTCCCGAAGTCAAATGCTACGTGGGACAAATCAATCAAGTGTTTATGAACTTGTTAGCGAATGCGATCGATGCTCTCGATGAAGGGAATTTAGGAAAAACCTATGAAGAGATCGAAAAAGCGCCCAATTGCATTACTGTTTGCACGGAATTAAGCGAAAACAAAAAGAACGTTCTCGTGAAAATTGCCGACAATGGAACGGGAATGCCAGAAACCGTAAAAGAGAAAATATTCGAGCAAGGATTTACCACGAAAGGAGTGGGGAAAGGAACGGGTTTGGGCATGGCGATCGCCCATCAAATTGTCGTCGAAAAACACGGCGGTGCGATCGCCTGTACCTCTGAATTGGGTAAAGGCACGGAGTTTGCCATTTCCATTCCAGTCAATTAA